One region of Polaribacter pectinis genomic DNA includes:
- a CDS encoding head GIN domain-containing protein gives MNKKIFFTSLLLTLTFVVNAQEWWGKSKKIKGNGNVVTVNRTTDDYDGVSVGGSFDVILIKGKEGNIKIEGEENIIPYIETEISGSTLKIKYKNNVNIRTTKRMTVTVTFNDIESVALGGSGNISSKELIKSKKFSASIGGSGNIQLKVDADDLKASIGGSGNIELEGNTNEFTCSIAGSGSVKAYELTTDELSANVAGSGSIKTTVKSKINAKLVGSGSVYYKGNPKHIDSKSVGSGSVLERN, from the coding sequence ATGAATAAAAAAATATTTTTTACTAGTTTACTTTTAACCTTAACTTTTGTTGTTAATGCACAAGAATGGTGGGGGAAAAGCAAAAAAATTAAAGGAAACGGAAATGTTGTAACTGTAAACAGAACAACTGATGATTATGATGGTGTTTCTGTTGGTGGCTCTTTTGATGTTATACTTATTAAAGGAAAAGAAGGTAATATTAAAATAGAAGGAGAGGAAAATATTATACCCTATATAGAAACTGAAATTTCTGGAAGTACTTTAAAAATAAAGTATAAAAATAATGTTAATATTAGAACTACAAAAAGAATGACTGTAACCGTTACTTTTAATGATATTGAGAGTGTGGCATTGGGTGGTTCTGGTAATATTTCTAGCAAAGAACTAATAAAAAGCAAAAAATTTAGCGCTAGTATTGGCGGTTCTGGAAACATTCAGTTAAAAGTAGATGCAGATGATTTAAAAGCCTCTATAGGTGGTTCTGGAAACATAGAGTTAGAAGGAAACACAAACGAATTTACTTGCTCTATTGCAGGTTCTGGAAGCGTAAAAGCTTATGAATTAACAACAGACGAGTTATCTGCAAACGTTGCAGGTTCTGGAAGCATTAAAACCACTGTAAAATCTAAAATTAACGCAAAATTAGTTGGTTCTGGAAGTGTTTACTACAAAGGAAACCCAAAACATATAGACAGCAAATCTGTTGGTTCAGGTAGTGTTTTAGAGAGAAATTAA
- a CDS encoding GlmU family protein: MNYILFDGDVRDSLLPFTYTRPVAEIRVGILTIREKWEKHLGLTTTTITQEYLEEKYPMVELEENILINSSFCPSESLVEKIKNLSKNEAIFKGEDVIAFYTSDSQEEVDFDEYTHIEFEENLIQIKNTWDIFSLNGEAIQQDFDLITEGRTSQPIPDGVQVLNRENIFIEEGAEIVFATLNATSGPIYIGKDALVMENSSIRGPFSMSDNAVVKMGTKIYGDTTLGPHCKVGGEISNSVLFGYTSKGHDGYLGNSVLGEWCNLGADTNNSNLKNNYAEVKLWDYETGRFAKTGLQFCGLMMGDHSKCGINTMFNTGTVVGVSANIFGSGFPRNFIPSFSWGGASGFTEYKTNKVFEVAEVVMKRRKIVFDEKEQRILEHVFEETKQYRNY, encoded by the coding sequence ATGAACTATATTTTATTTGATGGCGATGTAAGAGATTCTTTATTACCATTTACGTATACAAGACCGGTTGCAGAGATTAGAGTTGGTATTTTAACCATTAGAGAAAAATGGGAAAAACATTTAGGTTTAACAACTACTACAATTACGCAAGAATATTTAGAAGAAAAATATCCGATGGTAGAGTTGGAAGAAAATATTTTAATTAATTCTTCATTTTGTCCATCAGAAAGTTTGGTAGAAAAAATTAAAAACTTATCAAAAAATGAAGCCATCTTTAAAGGTGAAGATGTAATAGCATTTTACACATCCGACTCGCAAGAAGAAGTAGATTTTGATGAATATACTCATATTGAATTTGAAGAAAACCTGATTCAAATTAAAAATACTTGGGATATTTTTTCATTAAATGGAGAAGCAATTCAGCAAGATTTCGATTTAATTACAGAAGGTAGAACTTCGCAACCAATTCCAGATGGAGTTCAAGTTTTAAATAGAGAAAATATTTTTATTGAAGAAGGTGCAGAAATAGTTTTTGCTACTTTAAATGCAACTTCAGGACCAATTTATATTGGTAAAGATGCTTTAGTAATGGAAAATTCCTCTATTAGAGGACCTTTTTCTATGAGCGACAATGCAGTTGTAAAAATGGGAACTAAAATTTATGGAGACACTACATTAGGACCTCATTGTAAAGTTGGAGGGGAAATTAGTAACTCTGTTTTATTTGGATATACAAGTAAAGGTCATGATGGTTATTTAGGAAACTCTGTACTTGGAGAATGGTGTAATCTAGGAGCAGATACTAACAATTCTAATCTTAAAAATAATTATGCTGAAGTAAAATTATGGGATTATGAAACTGGTCGTTTTGCAAAAACAGGATTACAGTTTTGTGGATTAATGATGGGAGATCATTCTAAATGCGGAATTAACACCATGTTTAATACAGGAACTGTTGTTGGGGTTAGTGCAAACATTTTTGGTAGCGGATTCCCAAGAAATTTTATACCGTCTTTTAGTTGGGGTGGTGCTTCTGGCTTTACAGAATATAAAACAAACAAAGTTTTTGAAGTAGCAGAGGTTGTAATGAAACGTAGAAAGATTGTTTTCGATGAAAAAGAACAGCGTATTTTAGAACATGTTTTTGAAGAAACAAAACAATATAGAAACTATTAA
- a CDS encoding choice-of-anchor V domain-containing protein yields the protein MKKNYIFKFLLLMIPLSAFLLMSSSGGRGDARSGSPGDGGATCASCHSGGNFNASVAITTDIPFNGYLLNTDYTINVNTSSTSSTHGFQLAAENSSNTKIGTFTAGTGSRVSGDRITHTTPSNSGDWSFTWRSPSSDLGRVTFYTAVNAANGNGNAFDGQDQTVTGSTSAPSLSIAEAKRLDFDMYPNPASDNLTIQLASSSEIATVNFYDYTGRLALSKDISTNDNKIDVNNLASGVYILKVVTDDKIGTQKFIKN from the coding sequence ATGAAAAAAAATTACATCTTTAAATTCTTATTATTAATGATTCCTTTATCTGCTTTTTTGCTAATGTCTAGTTCTGGTGGTAGAGGAGATGCAAGATCTGGTTCTCCAGGAGATGGTGGTGCTACTTGTGCTTCTTGTCATAGTGGAGGAAACTTTAATGCTTCTGTGGCTATTACTACAGATATACCATTTAATGGCTATTTATTAAATACAGACTATACTATAAATGTAAATACAAGTTCAACTTCTTCTACACATGGTTTTCAATTAGCAGCAGAAAATAGTTCTAATACAAAAATAGGAACTTTTACAGCGGGAACAGGTTCTAGAGTTAGTGGAGATAGAATAACTCATACAACACCTTCTAATTCTGGAGATTGGTCATTTACATGGAGATCACCTTCATCCGATTTAGGTAGAGTAACTTTCTACACAGCTGTAAATGCAGCTAATGGAAATGGAAATGCTTTTGACGGACAAGACCAAACAGTTACGGGCTCTACTTCTGCACCTTCATTAAGTATTGCAGAAGCAAAACGTTTAGATTTTGATATGTATCCAAATCCTGCGTCAGATAACTTAACTATTCAGTTAGCTTCTAGTTCAGAAATAGCAACAGTAAATTTTTATGATTATACAGGAAGATTAGCTTTATCTAAAGATATTTCTACTAATGATAACAAAATTGATGTTAATAACCTTGCTTCTGGAGTTTACATTTTAAAAGTTGTAACTGATGACAAAATTGGAACTCAAAAATTTATAAAAAATTAA
- a CDS encoding 6-phosphogluconate dehydrogenase, which translates to MKKIIGVLISTTIIITALYYLFVYFITYSTGVRSGELIKISRKGVLIKTWEGEISQGISGAQIFAFSVEDKNEKVANDLQKFQGKYVKLTYKERYATFFWLGDTKYFITKVEKENSPHFRSKNNTDD; encoded by the coding sequence ATGAAAAAAATTATTGGCGTTTTAATAAGTACTACAATTATAATAACTGCTTTGTATTATCTTTTTGTATACTTTATTACATATAGTACAGGTGTTAGATCTGGCGAATTAATTAAAATTAGTAGAAAAGGAGTACTAATAAAAACTTGGGAAGGAGAAATTAGTCAAGGTATTTCTGGAGCACAAATATTTGCATTTTCTGTTGAAGATAAAAATGAAAAAGTAGCAAATGATTTACAAAAGTTTCAAGGAAAATATGTAAAACTAACCTATAAAGAACGCTATGCAACTTTCTTCTGGTTAGGAGACACCAAGTATTTTATAACAAAAGTAGAAAAAGAAAACTCACCACATTTTAGAAGTAAAAATAATACAGATGATTAA
- a CDS encoding acyl-CoA thioesterase, which produces MIKKYKSIKESQLTITELMLPSHSNFSGKIHGGHILNLMDQIAFACASKHSSNYCVTASVNKVDFLNPIEVGELVTLKASINYTGRTSMVVGLRVESENIRTGEKKHCNSSYFTMVAKDENGKSAPIPGIILTCKDEVRRFARSITRQNEGKHRTSRFSSKIFKTEDYIHLLKESNSKIELKK; this is translated from the coding sequence ATGATTAAAAAATATAAGAGTATTAAAGAATCTCAATTAACAATTACAGAGTTAATGTTACCATCTCACTCTAATTTTAGTGGTAAAATTCATGGTGGTCATATTCTAAATTTAATGGATCAAATTGCTTTTGCTTGCGCCTCTAAACATTCTAGCAATTACTGTGTTACTGCATCTGTTAATAAAGTAGATTTTCTAAATCCTATTGAAGTTGGCGAGTTAGTAACCCTAAAAGCTTCTATAAATTATACAGGTAGAACTTCTATGGTAGTTGGTTTGCGTGTAGAGTCTGAAAATATTAGAACTGGCGAAAAAAAACATTGTAACTCTTCTTATTTTACTATGGTTGCAAAAGATGAAAATGGGAAAAGTGCACCAATTCCTGGTATTATTTTAACTTGTAAAGATGAAGTTAGACGTTTTGCTAGAAGTATTACTAGACAAAATGAAGGAAAACACAGAACTTCTAGATTTAGTAGCAAAATTTTTAAAACTGAAGATTACATTCACCTTTTAAAAGAAAGCAATTCTAAAATTGAATTAAAAAAGTAA
- a CDS encoding thioredoxin family protein, with product MKVLKSILVLLVFISATAFTFKTADSGYKIGDTIEDFTLKNVDEEMISLSDYEEVKGFIIIFTCNTCPYSVANEDRINALYNKYENKGFSVIAINPNDPSVVPDDSFEKMQVRAEEKKFKFPYLLDEGQKVYPKFGATKTPHVYIVTKNDMKVQYIGAIDNNSRNPEAVTEKYVENAVDALLAGKKIEKTETSAIGCSIKVKR from the coding sequence ATGAAAGTACTTAAATCAATTTTAGTTTTATTGGTATTTATTTCGGCAACAGCTTTTACATTTAAAACTGCTGACAGTGGTTATAAAATTGGTGATACAATAGAAGATTTTACTTTAAAAAATGTAGATGAAGAAATGATTTCTTTATCAGATTATGAAGAGGTAAAAGGATTTATCATCATTTTCACATGTAATACTTGTCCATATTCTGTGGCGAATGAAGATAGAATAAATGCGCTTTATAATAAATATGAAAATAAAGGATTTTCAGTAATTGCAATAAACCCTAACGACCCAAGTGTTGTGCCTGATGATAGTTTCGAGAAAATGCAAGTAAGAGCAGAAGAAAAGAAATTTAAGTTTCCTTATTTATTAGATGAAGGTCAAAAAGTTTATCCAAAATTTGGGGCAACAAAAACACCTCATGTATATATTGTTACTAAAAATGATATGAAAGTACAGTATATTGGAGCTATTGATAACAATTCTAGAAACCCAGAGGCTGTTACAGAAAAGTATGTAGAAAATGCAGTTGATGCTTTGTTAGCTGGAAAAAAAATAGAAAAAACTGAAACAAGTGCAATTGGTTGTTCTATAAAGGTAAAGCGCTAA
- a CDS encoding TlpA disulfide reductase family protein produces MIKKSIFIAILFLGLFSCKKEEKVADFKKVTSVESYTYNELKPLLEKKDSKTYVINFWATWCGPCVKELPYFEKINEEYKNKNVEVILVSLDFPKHVEKKLIPYINTKKLQSKVVLLDDANEDFWIKDIDSTWSGAIPATIIYNKNKRKFYKKSFDFETLENELQTYLK; encoded by the coding sequence ATGATTAAAAAATCAATATTTATTGCAATTCTTTTTTTAGGACTTTTTTCATGTAAAAAAGAAGAGAAAGTTGCTGATTTCAAAAAAGTAACTTCAGTAGAATCTTATACCTACAACGAATTAAAACCGTTGTTAGAAAAGAAAGATTCTAAAACTTATGTTATAAATTTTTGGGCAACTTGGTGTGGGCCTTGCGTAAAAGAATTACCATATTTCGAAAAAATAAACGAGGAGTATAAAAATAAAAATGTTGAAGTTATTCTAGTGAGTTTAGATTTTCCAAAACATGTAGAAAAGAAATTAATTCCTTACATAAATACCAAAAAGTTACAATCTAAAGTAGTGTTGTTAGATGATGCTAATGAAGATTTTTGGATAAAAGATATAGATTCTACTTGGTCTGGTGCAATACCTGCCACTATTATTTATAATAAAAACAAACGTAAGTTTTATAAAAAATCTTTCGATTTTGAAACTTTAGAAAATGAATTACAAACCTATTTAAAATAA
- a CDS encoding S1/P1 nuclease, producing MRITLLLMISFIFLASTPIDEAVVWGQNGHRATGKIAENHLTKRAKKKIDKLLKGQSLAFVSTYGDEIKSDKKYNKYYSWHYVNMGLDESYAKAEKNPKGDLVTGINKCVEVLKDKNSTEEDKVFHLKMLVHLIGDLHQPMHIGQREDKGGNTIQVQWFGNGTNLHSVWDTKMIEEWNMSYLELADNAEDLSKKQIEVIQKGTIVEWVDEVHNLTKEVYKSVKVGENLRYQYSYDHFGTVRTQLQKGGIRLAKVLNEIFC from the coding sequence ATGAGAATTACATTACTTTTAATGATAAGCTTTATATTTTTAGCTTCTACACCTATTGATGAAGCTGTAGTTTGGGGACAAAATGGGCACAGAGCAACTGGTAAAATTGCCGAAAACCATTTAACAAAAAGAGCAAAAAAGAAGATAGATAAATTGTTAAAAGGGCAAAGTTTAGCTTTTGTATCTACTTATGGAGACGAAATTAAATCTGATAAAAAATATAATAAATATTATTCTTGGCATTATGTAAATATGGGTTTAGATGAAAGCTATGCAAAAGCTGAAAAAAACCCTAAAGGAGATTTGGTTACAGGAATTAATAAATGTGTAGAAGTTTTAAAAGATAAAAATAGCACGGAAGAAGATAAAGTATTTCATCTAAAGATGTTAGTCCATTTAATTGGAGATTTACATCAACCTATGCATATTGGACAAAGAGAAGATAAAGGAGGAAACACCATACAAGTTCAATGGTTTGGTAACGGAACTAACTTACATTCTGTTTGGGATACTAAAATGATTGAAGAATGGAATATGAGTTATTTAGAATTGGCTGATAACGCAGAAGATTTATCAAAAAAGCAAATTGAAGTTATCCAAAAAGGAACTATTGTAGAATGGGTAGATGAGGTACATAATCTTACTAAAGAGGTGTACAAATCTGTAAAAGTTGGAGAAAATTTACGTTACCAGTATTCGTATGATCATTTTGGAACAGTAAGAACTCAATTGCAAAAAGGAGGAATTCGTTTAGCAAAAGTGCTAAATGAAATATTCTGTTAA
- a CDS encoding SPFH domain-containing protein, which produces MKAEKIIKLANGYLMLFIIALLFFGGIIMVIKTENPTFLLATLIGFIGFFGFILVNPNTSKVILLFGKYVGTIKENGLYWANPLYRKKTISLRASNFDSERLKVNDKLGNPIMISTILVWRVTNTYKAAFDVDNYENFVRVQTDAAVRKLASMYPYDNFADEGHDEDITLRSSVNEVSEALEKEIDERLTIAGIEVLEARIGYLAYANEIASAMLKRQQATAIVAARHKIVQGAVEMVEMALEELDKKQIVELDDERKAAMVSNLLVILCGDKEASPIVNAGTLSH; this is translated from the coding sequence ATGAAAGCAGAAAAAATTATCAAACTCGCAAACGGTTATCTAATGTTATTTATAATAGCTCTCTTATTTTTTGGAGGTATTATTATGGTTATAAAAACTGAAAACCCAACTTTCTTACTAGCTACTTTAATTGGTTTTATTGGTTTCTTTGGTTTTATTCTTGTAAACCCAAATACATCTAAAGTTATTCTACTTTTCGGAAAATATGTTGGTACAATTAAAGAAAACGGACTGTATTGGGCGAATCCTTTATACAGAAAGAAAACAATTTCTTTAAGAGCAAGTAATTTTGATAGCGAACGTTTAAAAGTAAACGACAAATTAGGAAACCCTATAATGATTTCTACTATTTTAGTTTGGCGTGTTACAAACACATACAAAGCTGCTTTTGATGTAGATAATTATGAAAACTTTGTACGTGTACAAACAGATGCTGCTGTTAGAAAATTGGCTAGTATGTACCCTTATGATAATTTTGCGGATGAAGGTCATGATGAAGATATTACATTACGTTCTAGTGTAAATGAAGTTTCTGAAGCTTTAGAAAAAGAAATAGACGAGCGTTTAACAATTGCAGGAATCGAAGTTTTAGAAGCTAGAATTGGTTATTTAGCGTATGCAAATGAAATTGCTTCTGCCATGTTAAAAAGACAACAAGCAACAGCTATTGTAGCTGCAAGGCATAAAATTGTACAAGGAGCTGTAGAAATGGTAGAAATGGCTTTAGAAGAATTAGATAAAAAACAAATTGTAGAACTAGATGATGAAAGAAAAGCTGCAATGGTTAGTAATTTATTAGTTATTTTATGCGGAGATAAAGAGGCTTCACCTATTGTAAATGCAGGAACTTTAAGTCATTAA
- a CDS encoding DUF4177 domain-containing protein, whose translation MKEYKVVSPKLGWKNRSQKYEDLLNQYAREGWVVNSIFQNTGGILLEREKNR comes from the coding sequence ATGAAAGAATATAAAGTAGTATCTCCTAAATTAGGTTGGAAAAATAGAAGTCAGAAATATGAAGACTTGTTAAACCAATATGCTAGAGAAGGTTGGGTTGTAAATTCAATTTTTCAAAATACTGGAGGTATTTTACTCGAAAGAGAAAAAAATAGATAA
- a CDS encoding Arc family DNA binding domain-containing protein — MAKKKAFALRVNEDMIKAIEKWAADEFRSTNGQIEWMLMQALKDAKREPKKKDNQS, encoded by the coding sequence ATGGCAAAGAAAAAAGCTTTCGCGTTGCGAGTTAATGAAGATATGATAAAGGCAATTGAAAAATGGGCTGCAGACGAATTTCGTTCTACTAACGGACAAATAGAATGGATGTTAATGCAGGCTTTAAAAGATGCTAAAAGAGAACCCAAAAAGAAAGATAACCAATCTTAA
- a CDS encoding WD40/YVTN/BNR-like repeat-containing protein gives MKKLITLLFLCTTSLLFSQEFSMDLVKNMKPRNIGPGGMSGRVTSIDVVEDNPEIMYVGTASGGIWKSTSGGIKWEPIFENELTASIGAVAIQQSNPSVIWAGTGEGNPRNSLNGGFGIYKSLDAGKTWKAMGLEKTRHIHRVIIDPANPEVVYVGAIGSPWGEHKERGVYKTIDGGKTWKQILFTNIRSGAADLIMDPKNPNKIIAAMWEHKRDPWFFKSGGEGSGLYITHDGGNNWKKITEKEGFPEGDLGRIGVAIAPSEPDVIYALVEAKKNALYKSEDGGFTWKKINDKPGIGNRPFYYSEIYVDPQNENRLYTVFTYVNVSQDGGKNFKELMPAYRANNGVHPDHHAWWIHPNNGKFMIDGNDGGLNITKDGGKSWRFIGNIPVAQFYHINVDNEFPYNVYGGMQDNGSWRGPAYVWRDQGIRNSYWQEISFGDGFDVVPDKDNSRYGWSMSQQGSVLRYDYITGNNYSIKPTHKDPNVKLRFNWNAAINIDPFDNNTLYFGSQFVHKSTDKGLTWTVISPDLSTNNPEKLKQAESGGLTMDATGAENHCTVLVVEPTVLEKDVLWVATDDGQVHITKNGGAIWTNVSKNIKGLPEFSWITQIKASNKNKGEALLVANDYRRFNYTPYAYRTKNYGKTWERIVDENDVQSYTLCIIEDPINKNLLFLGTDDGLYVSVNAGEEWTKWTEGFPTVPVKDLVIQEREHDLVIGTFGRAAWVLDDIRPLRALASNNVSSKKIHLFEPPTAYQSATQQPTGSRFGADAMYQGENRKKGALISYYIDKPIDKKTEKNVKKQELENDKKDESKIKYDSIKLEIFDGTRLIRTLKFKTPKESGIHKTTWYLREKGVARASRSIRKSRNEPSGVTVKPGIYRLKMSFGNEVSEQNIKVEFDPRLQISQTAINQKYNASKELESYQEKIANIVKQLVESKNTATSIKSQLSKEDKNKYKLEIKSSEEVIKKIDDLMALYLGKVDKRQGITRNPEVTVNQRFGQASRYIRSRFGEQTSTETVLMNQFKEGFNKALAQTNKFINTDWKTYRKSTENIKISPFKELIIYEIK, from the coding sequence ATGAAAAAATTAATTACACTACTTTTTTTATGCACCACTTCTCTACTCTTTTCTCAAGAATTTTCTATGGATTTGGTAAAAAACATGAAACCTAGAAATATTGGTCCTGGAGGAATGTCTGGGCGTGTAACTTCTATAGATGTTGTAGAAGATAATCCTGAAATAATGTATGTTGGAACTGCTTCTGGCGGAATATGGAAATCTACTTCTGGTGGAATTAAATGGGAACCTATTTTCGAAAATGAACTAACGGCTTCTATTGGTGCAGTAGCAATTCAGCAATCGAACCCAAGTGTAATTTGGGCAGGAACTGGAGAAGGAAACCCAAGAAATAGTTTAAATGGTGGTTTCGGAATCTACAAATCTTTAGATGCTGGAAAAACCTGGAAAGCAATGGGTTTAGAAAAAACAAGACACATTCATAGAGTTATTATAGACCCTGCCAACCCAGAAGTGGTTTATGTTGGCGCAATTGGTTCTCCTTGGGGAGAACATAAAGAGCGTGGAGTTTACAAAACTATTGACGGTGGAAAAACTTGGAAACAAATCCTATTTACAAATATTAGATCTGGCGCTGCAGATTTAATTATGGATCCCAAAAACCCCAATAAAATTATAGCTGCAATGTGGGAACACAAAAGAGATCCTTGGTTTTTTAAATCTGGTGGCGAAGGAAGTGGCCTTTATATAACACATGATGGTGGAAATAATTGGAAAAAAATTACTGAAAAAGAAGGTTTTCCAGAAGGAGATTTAGGTAGAATTGGTGTGGCAATTGCACCAAGTGAGCCAGATGTAATCTATGCATTAGTAGAGGCAAAGAAAAATGCATTATATAAAAGTGAAGATGGAGGTTTTACCTGGAAGAAAATTAACGATAAGCCAGGTATTGGAAATCGACCTTTTTATTATTCAGAAATTTATGTAGACCCGCAAAATGAAAACAGATTGTATACGGTTTTTACTTATGTAAACGTTTCTCAAGATGGTGGAAAAAACTTTAAAGAATTAATGCCTGCTTATCGCGCAAATAATGGAGTTCATCCAGATCATCATGCTTGGTGGATTCACCCAAATAACGGTAAATTTATGATTGATGGAAATGATGGCGGATTAAACATTACTAAAGATGGTGGAAAATCTTGGCGTTTTATTGGCAATATTCCTGTGGCGCAATTTTATCATATAAATGTTGATAATGAATTTCCTTATAATGTTTATGGTGGTATGCAAGATAATGGTTCTTGGAGAGGACCTGCTTATGTTTGGAGAGATCAAGGAATTAGAAATTCTTATTGGCAAGAAATTAGTTTTGGTGATGGTTTTGATGTAGTTCCAGATAAAGACAATTCTAGATATGGTTGGTCCATGAGTCAACAAGGATCTGTTTTAAGATACGATTATATTACTGGTAATAATTACTCAATAAAACCAACACATAAGGATCCTAATGTAAAATTGCGTTTCAACTGGAATGCCGCTATAAATATAGATCCTTTTGATAATAACACATTGTATTTCGGAAGTCAGTTTGTACATAAATCAACTGATAAAGGATTAACTTGGACAGTTATTTCTCCAGATTTATCAACAAATAACCCAGAAAAATTAAAGCAAGCAGAAAGTGGCGGTTTAACAATGGATGCAACTGGTGCAGAAAATCATTGTACAGTTTTAGTTGTAGAACCTACCGTTTTAGAAAAAGACGTTTTATGGGTTGCAACAGATGATGGCCAGGTACATATTACTAAAAATGGTGGCGCAATTTGGACAAACGTTTCAAAAAACATAAAAGGGTTACCAGAATTCTCTTGGATCACTCAAATAAAAGCATCCAATAAAAATAAAGGTGAAGCACTTTTAGTTGCAAATGATTACAGAAGATTTAACTATACACCTTACGCATATAGAACAAAAAACTACGGAAAAACTTGGGAAAGAATTGTAGATGAAAACGATGTGCAAAGTTATACCTTGTGTATTATTGAAGATCCTATCAATAAAAACTTACTGTTTTTAGGAACTGATGATGGTCTGTACGTTTCAGTAAATGCAGGAGAAGAATGGACAAAATGGACAGAAGGTTTTCCTACTGTTCCTGTAAAAGATTTAGTAATTCAAGAAAGAGAACACGACTTGGTTATAGGAACTTTTGGACGTGCAGCTTGGGTTTTAGATGATATTCGCCCTTTAAGAGCATTGGCAAGTAACAATGTTTCTTCAAAAAAAATACACTTATTCGAACCTCCAACAGCTTATCAATCTGCAACACAACAGCCAACAGGAAGTAGGTTTGGTGCAGACGCAATGTATCAAGGAGAAAACAGAAAAAAAGGTGCACTAATTTCTTATTATATCGATAAACCAATTGATAAAAAGACAGAAAAAAATGTTAAGAAACAAGAATTAGAGAATGATAAAAAGGATGAAAGTAAAATAAAATACGATTCTATTAAATTAGAAATTTTTGATGGAACTCGTCTAATTAGAACGCTTAAATTTAAGACACCTAAAGAAAGTGGAATTCATAAAACCACTTGGTATTTAAGAGAAAAAGGAGTTGCAAGAGCTTCTAGAAGTATTCGTAAATCTAGAAACGAACCTTCTGGAGTTACAGTAAAACCAGGAATTTATCGTTTAAAAATGAGTTTTGGTAATGAAGTTTCTGAACAAAACATAAAAGTTGAATTCGACCCAAGACTACAAATTTCTCAAACTGCAATTAATCAAAAATACAATGCAAGTAAAGAGTTAGAAAGCTATCAAGAAAAGATTGCAAATATTGTAAAACAATTGGTAGAAAGTAAAAACACTGCAACTTCTATTAAATCTCAATTATCTAAAGAAGATAAAAATAAATATAAACTAGAAATTAAATCATCTGAAGAAGTTATTAAAAAAATTGATGATTTGATGGCTCTTTATTTAGGTAAAGTAGATAAAAGGCAAGGAATAACTAGAAATCCAGAAGTTACAGTTAATCAACGCTTTGGACAAGCCAGTAGATATATTCGTTCTCGTTTTGGCGAACAAACTTCTACTGAAACCGTATTAATGAATCAGTTTAAAGAAGGGTTTAATAAAGCTTTAGCACAAACCAATAAATTTATAAATACAGATTGGAAAACATATAGAAAAAGTACTGAAAATATTAAAATTTCGCCTTTTAAAGAACTAATAATTTATGAAATTAAGTAA